The Sulfurospirillum diekertiae genomic sequence CCTACGGATAAATGTTTTTTGACATAAACTTGACAAAATTCTTGTGAATATCTAGAAGAAAAGTTTGCGCAGTTATTTATGTACCTTTTAAAGATATTTTCATGATAAGATATGCGTCCTTCAAAGAAATCTTTTTGTCCCTGATCTGTTAAAAACTTATCAAAGAAATAGCCCCCATTATCAATATTTGAGTATAAGCCATATGAGTTTCTTAGATAGGTTAAGATCAAATTCATATTATCAAAATGATAACCTTCGTCCTGAAACCTATTTTTTAAATCTTCTTTATGGCTAAAATCTCGTTCACTATCCTGCTTGTCAAGTTTATTTAGAATGAGGATAATGGGAGTAATATAGGCATTAAGTTGTCCTTCTTCCAAAGCTTCTACAAATCTATTCATAAATCTTTGTTCAATATTTTCACATTCTCTAGAAAAATATTTTTTAATTTCTATTTCATTCTCAGGAGAGCTTTTTAGAGCATTATTTTTTCTCTGCGATATTTCATTTAGCAAGGTATCTTTTTCTTGTTTTATATATCTTAATTCTTCTATGGCATCCACTTGTTGAAGAAGATTTAAAAATTGCTGATCTTTTAAATACTTAAGTGTAGCAAGAGTGTCTATAATTGTTTCATAGCCAAAGTCTAAAGGTATCACAATAACTTTTGCTTTACTAATAAATTTTTTTACATAGGGTTTATTGTAATCTGCTCCAATATCTAAAATACCATTTTCTTTTGATGCCGTGATCTTTCTGACAGTTGGAAATAAATCTTTATGATCCTTATCTAGCATAAAATGATTTTTATCCACATAAATAGGTATATTAAATAACCTTCCGAGATTATAAGTTAAAGTAGTGCATCCGACACCATGTTTTTTATTCATCACTAATATCATAAAATTAATTATAGCTTAAAATGATTTATTTTTTTTTGAAAACTATCCGAATAAGTTAAAAATGAGCCTATTTTTGATTTTTTTTATCGTTTGAAAACATGGTTTCTATCTAAGTATGCCCATTTCATGGACTTTAAAGCCCTTTTTTTTTATTTAGACATACTTTCAATATCACAAAGTTAAGGAGCAAAAATGAACAACGTAAATTACCGACATAAATCTACCAAAAATGATGATATCAATAAAAAATATTTTGATGAAAGAAGATATCAACGTCTTGTTGAAAGTTATGGTTCAGTACTTACCAAAGAACAATTATGTGAGGTTCTTCAAATTTCATTATCGAGTCTTAATTCTTATATTGTAAAGGGGGTTTCTATCCCTGAATATAAGAAGCTCGGTCCTGGAGGATCTTCTGGAAGAATAGTATTCCCAGTAGAAAACGTAGTATCTTTTCTGTCTAATACCATCAGAATTGCGTAAAAGTGTATCTAAAACAAACAAAAAAAACAAGGAGGAAGAATGAGAAATTTAAAATTAAACAAAACTACACAAAGGGGTAATATGTTAAGTATATTATTAAACAGTTGTAATGAAAATGTAAATGTAAATCAATCAAAAAGATATTTCAGATTTTATCTTAAAAGTTTAGGTTATACTCAATTATCTATCAATGTTTTTATCAAAAATTTAGAAGTAATTGTCTTGAAAAGTATAGTTTTAGATACCAATAAATATGATCTTAACTATCTAAGTATAACTAAAGACTTACATGAAAAAATAAAAAATAAATCTATCAAAATTGTTATTTTTGAACGAAAAACAATTTTGAGTGAAGTCCATGAAAGAGGATACATAAAGAAAGTTTTTTCTTTAACACCTACTAAAATAACAAGAAACATAGAAAATGGTTGTAAAAGGTTTATTATAAATAAATCCATATCGCCTGAAAATGTTATGGTAAATATCTATCATGAGTACCAATTTGCGTCATGATAGATTTTTAAATTTTCATCCTACAATTCGATTTAAAATATATTATCTACAAAATTTTGCCCAAAGTTGTTATCTACACTTACATATCTCATTGTTGTTTTAATATCCGCATGATGCATTAATTTCTTAACTGTAAAAATAGGTGCATTGTTAGAAATAAGCTGACTGGCAAACGTATGCCGTAGTGTATGAATGACAACTCGATTTTTTTCGGTCATCTTTTTCCAGTTTATTATTAAACAAATTATTGAGGATAGGTCGCATCTTCCTTTGCACTTGTTTTACAATATCTCCATTACCTAGTACAAAATCATTTGGATCTAAATTTTGAATTGATTGCTCAATATAAGGAATAAATTCTTGTTTAATAAATCCAGTATATGTTTTTTTATTCTTAATGTCTTTTAGAAGAATACTGTTTGACTCGAGTTTAATATGCTTTTGTTGTATCGCACATGTGGTTTGAATTCTTGCCCCTGTGCTAAGAGAAAGGATGGTAAATAAATAGGCTTGATGGTTGTCTTTGACTTTATCAAGAAGTATTTTTATCTCACTTTTCGATAAAAACCTCTCTCGATTGTTATCAATTGCTAGCTTATGAGCTTTTTTTTACAGGATTGTCACCTTTGAACTTTTTTTGTTCAATAGCAAAGTTATAGATAGTTCCAATTAGCTCTACAAGCATGTTTATAGTTTTAGGTGCGAGTATATCTTCTTTGTCTTCTGTGATCTGATCAATATCTTCAACGGTAATTTCTTCAGCAAGTTTATCGCCTAAATAGGGCTTAATATGGTTATTGTACTTTGATTTTGTGTCTTTGTACGAACCTTTCGTAATTTTTTTCTCTTTATAAGATAAATAATTTTGAGCAATCATATCAAATGTTATACATTCTTTTTTTATACGCTTATTTCTTATTATATTTGGAACTTCACCATGCTTTATTTTATGCACAATTTCAGTGCGTGTTATTGAACAAGTATTTTCTCTAACACCTGCTGAGTGTTTTCCCATGGTAAGCCATACTTTTTTGCCTCTTTCATCTTTATACGTAATTAAATACGTTTTATCTTTATCTTCTAATGGATAATAATAGACACCAACATACCTATTAGATTTAACCTTTGTACTAGAAGCCATCTTTAACCTTTGTTATTCTAAGATTTTTATACTGCTATATATGCAGTTTATACCTTAATTTATACCCATGCACTACAAATGATGACAAAAGTATATAAAAGATTTGTTTGCAATAAGATTATAAAATGACTATTTTATGGTGTTTATATAAAGGAGGCTCCTATTTAAGGTTTTGTTGAAAATTAAATAAATAAAGTCCCTCTCTTGACACCATCCTAATTCTCCTAGTATACAGGCTTTCATTGTGAAATTCTTTGATCTAAAAAAGCTTAAGCTTTTGTTGGGTCCCACACTAGGTCCCACTTTTTTTGATCAAAAATACATCAAGTATTTATTACCAATTTTACATGGTTTATAAGTTTCGAATTTTTCTTTATTTTGTCCTATAAACTCATCCACAAAATTAAAATTCACTTCGTTATACAAATCTAACTTTTGTCTTTGCGTATATACATCATATAAAGTAGAATTAAGTCTTCTAGAAAATTTTTCTTTTTGCTTATCATTATAAAATGTGCATAAATCGGTGATGGTATTAAAAATAATAGTTTGACATTTTTTATTTAGATGATATTTTTGAATAAGGTTAGCTGCCGAGTTTTGATATATTGTAATGATGTGTTCCAAGGATGACTCTTTCCCTAAAATCGTTTGTAGTTTGATCAACATTATTTGTGCAAAGCTTTTTATGGGCTCTACATTGATTTCAAGACCTAAATCATCTATTGTTGAAAACATAGTTAATTCTTTATTTTTACATTTTTGATGAAAAAAGTTTAATACTTCTATCTCTAAATCACTTTCTGGGACGGTACTCAATTGTTTGATTTGTTTTTCTATTAGTTCTTCTAATGTACAAATTCTATCAAGAGAGCGATTAGTTATTATCATATCAATTAAATTTTCATGTTGAAATCTAATAACCGAATATTGAATCATGTTCAATAGATCAAATAATGTGAAAATAAATTCTTCTAAATTATGGTCTGATCGTTTAACAAATTCAAAAAGATACATATTATCTGGCTGCATATATTTTTCTTTATATTTAAAAGGGTCAAAATAGGCAAAAATTTGGGGTACTAGCATACCCCCAGGGTGTGCAAAATAAGCTTCTAAAGAGAATAGAGGTTTTGATTTATCACAATTTACACCA encodes the following:
- a CDS encoding tyrosine-type recombinase/integrase, with translation MTEKNRVVIHTLRHTFASQLISNNAPIFTVKKLMHHADIKTTMRYVSVDNNFGQNFVDNIF
- a CDS encoding tyrosine-type recombinase/integrase, with the protein product MDNNRERFLSKSEIKILLDKVKDNHQAYLFTILSLSTGARIQTTCAIQQKHIKLESNSILLKDIKNKKTYTGFIKQEFIPYIEQSIQNLDPNDFVLGNGDIVKQVQRKMRPILNNLFNNKLEKDDRKKSSCHSYTTAYVCQSAYF
- a CDS encoding phage integrase central domain-containing protein; amino-acid sequence: MASSTKVKSNRYVGVYYYPLEDKDKTYLITYKDERGKKVWLTMGKHSAGVRENTCSITRTEIVHKIKHGEVPNIIRNKRIKKECITFDMIAQNYLSYKEKKITKGSYKDTKSKYNNHIKPYLGDKLAEEITVEDIDQITEDKEDILAPKTINMLVELIGTIYNFAIEQKKFKGDNPVKKSS